In one window of Spartinivicinus marinus DNA:
- a CDS encoding formate dehydrogenase subunit delta codes for MSNTHLEKLINMANHIAANLSHQHAPEQAAAAVANHINRFWARPMKDQIIQGLHERQSELEPIALKAVRQLAEQVN; via the coding sequence ATGAGTAATACCCATCTTGAAAAGCTGATTAACATGGCCAACCATATTGCAGCCAACTTGTCTCACCAGCATGCCCCCGAGCAGGCTGCCGCCGCCGTAGCAAACCATATCAACCGGTTTTGGGCTAGACCAATGAAGGATCAAATCATTCAAGGGCTGCATGAACGCCAATCTGAACTTGAGCCAATTGCATTAAAAGCTGTTAGACAGTTAGCAGAACAAGTGAACTAA
- a CDS encoding RNA polymerase sigma factor, which yields MNNKYAQSANEASFCQTLNAFWTLWEEYKPIISKKCYRWLNGNTADVEDALSETAIKAFTCLKKGENDIKNIHSWLYKLAFNVCIDLYRNNKRQLTLVEQVACLPEMLPFASNSSEDLEDFAIRNDNYEQVMQCITRLPENIKSVLVYRFIEGLDYTEIAFRLNIAQPTARKRVQIGRTKLKQLAMV from the coding sequence GTGAATAATAAATATGCACAAAGTGCTAACGAAGCCTCATTTTGTCAGACGTTAAATGCATTCTGGACCCTTTGGGAGGAGTATAAACCGATAATATCAAAAAAATGCTATAGGTGGCTAAATGGTAATACTGCAGATGTTGAAGATGCATTGTCAGAAACAGCAATAAAGGCTTTTACTTGTTTGAAGAAAGGAGAAAATGATATTAAAAATATCCATTCTTGGTTGTATAAACTTGCTTTTAATGTTTGCATTGATTTATATAGAAACAACAAACGACAGTTAACATTAGTTGAACAGGTTGCTTGTTTACCTGAGATGCTTCCATTTGCTTCAAATAGTAGTGAAGATTTAGAGGATTTTGCTATTCGAAATGACAACTATGAGCAAGTTATGCAATGTATTACAAGGCTACCAGAAAATATAAAGTCAGTTCTTGTCTATCGGTTTATTGAGGGGCTTGATTATACTGAAATTGCTTTTAGGCTGAATATTGCTCAGCCTACAGCAAGAAAGCGTGTTCAAATTGGCAGAACAAAGCTCAAACAGCTTGCTATGGTATGA
- the fdhD gene encoding formate dehydrogenase accessory sulfurtransferase FdhD, whose amino-acid sequence MSKINKRLNSHWQDDTSLDSRLVSNQQTGYTHSHQTVTVTQWQQNDLHQLEDEVATETPIAMSYNGVSHAVMMATPENLEDFAVGFSLSEGIADKAEDIYDMHIIHHSQGLEVAINLASNCFNRLKHRRRQLAGRTGCGLCGVESLEQAIRQVKPLTPQSLPAHNSVQAGLNALTKHQHLRTLTGAVHAAAWCDQAGEIQLVREDVGRHNALDKLLGGLATTGINITTGFVIVSSRASYEMVHKACQLGICTLVAASAPTYLAVRQAKYAGMNLIAFARGNRHVIYNQAYK is encoded by the coding sequence TTGAGTAAGATCAACAAACGCTTGAATAGCCACTGGCAAGATGATACTTCACTGGATAGTCGTTTGGTGAGTAATCAGCAAACAGGCTACACTCACAGCCACCAAACTGTGACTGTTACCCAGTGGCAACAGAATGATTTGCATCAGCTTGAGGATGAAGTTGCGACGGAAACTCCAATTGCAATGAGCTACAATGGAGTATCTCATGCAGTAATGATGGCAACACCTGAGAATTTAGAAGATTTTGCTGTAGGATTCAGCCTATCTGAAGGGATTGCAGACAAAGCTGAAGATATATACGACATGCACATTATTCACCACTCACAAGGACTGGAAGTGGCTATCAATCTTGCTTCAAATTGCTTTAATCGATTAAAGCACAGACGCCGCCAACTGGCAGGAAGAACCGGTTGCGGCTTATGTGGTGTTGAGTCATTAGAGCAAGCAATACGACAAGTTAAACCACTGACTCCCCAATCACTACCTGCACATAACTCAGTGCAAGCTGGCTTAAATGCATTAACCAAGCATCAACACTTACGCACATTGACAGGTGCAGTACATGCAGCAGCCTGGTGTGACCAAGCTGGTGAAATACAATTAGTACGAGAAGACGTTGGACGTCATAATGCATTAGATAAATTATTAGGTGGGTTAGCAACCACTGGCATCAATATCACAACAGGTTTCGTTATTGTATCTAGTCGTGCTAGCTATGAAATGGTTCACAAAGCTTGTCAGCTTGGTATTTGTACGTTAGTTGCTGCCTCTGCTCCCACATATTTAGCCGTTCGTCAGGCAAAGTATGCAGGAATGAATTTAATTGCTTTCGCTCGTGGCAATCGGCATGTAATCTATAATCAAGCATATAAATAA
- the sctC gene encoding type III secretion system outer membrane ring subunit SctC gives MSISGVLKAVLLYVTYSFLLCNLITAHAVTPKYWQTSAYAFEGNNTPITSVLQDFSDSFGVNLVMVSQINGLSNGWKRSESAVSFLDQLSQEYKLQWFVYNQNLYISSLKDNRVERLLLKPNVSAGLKAALVGIGLFEKKFGWGEFIEEGIILVSGPRKYINLIKAYIVDEEYQDKSSEIFIFPLNHALVVDRTIRSRGETTVIPGVATILQSLLEGKRRSNNGLDIPEIPNMLNSKNKTTTTTGINSSYSQKRHSKHKTVVEADVRTNSIIIKSSEKNYSYYKKLIDKLDISQNLVEIDAVIVDINTNKLDEIGVDWNFNNNNRKNTISTSTILGSKASLSANATISIDELGFFYTKIKALEETGDASIVANTSILTMENQPAVIDLSETEYIQTVSERVADVQSVTAGTLLNVTPSVLVKGGLNKIILTLEIEDGSIEKTKDAKTPSVIKATINTKALIAEHSSLVVGGYHMHSTEKNIKRVPFFGNLPVIGSLFSSETQKNTNKERLFILTPKVSNQAKPPSVYTSTGNKRIINNALVDIDDRWQKASQAYLEQAASLFVKLVNGQQPTGYHLKKNSNNKLGIQCQQANIDFDIKHPIIGNGLVVYMGAAKNLTENIITVNETSCRGRGIIAVLVFPNSQLKANEEKQFYIALEASVVSSD, from the coding sequence ATGAGTATCTCTGGTGTGTTAAAGGCTGTGTTATTGTATGTTACTTACTCTTTTCTCTTATGCAATCTAATAACGGCTCACGCAGTCACACCAAAATACTGGCAAACAAGTGCTTATGCATTTGAAGGTAATAATACACCAATAACTTCAGTTTTACAGGACTTTTCAGATAGTTTTGGTGTTAATCTGGTTATGGTCAGTCAGATCAATGGTTTATCAAATGGTTGGAAACGTTCTGAAAGTGCAGTTAGTTTTCTTGATCAGTTATCTCAAGAGTACAAGCTACAATGGTTTGTCTACAATCAAAACTTATATATAAGTAGTCTAAAAGATAATAGGGTTGAGCGTTTGTTGCTTAAGCCTAATGTTTCTGCTGGCTTAAAAGCTGCATTGGTTGGGATCGGTTTATTTGAGAAAAAATTTGGTTGGGGTGAGTTTATTGAAGAAGGTATTATACTTGTTTCTGGACCAAGAAAGTACATTAACTTAATAAAAGCTTATATTGTAGATGAAGAATACCAAGATAAGTCCTCTGAAATATTTATTTTCCCACTAAACCATGCTTTGGTTGTGGACAGAACTATTCGTTCAAGAGGCGAAACAACCGTCATTCCTGGGGTTGCAACAATTTTACAAAGTTTGTTAGAAGGCAAGCGACGTTCTAACAATGGTTTAGATATTCCAGAAATCCCTAATATGCTAAACTCAAAGAATAAAACTACAACAACGACAGGTATAAATTCTTCTTATAGTCAAAAAAGGCATAGTAAACACAAGACGGTTGTAGAGGCTGATGTGCGAACCAACTCAATCATTATTAAGTCATCAGAAAAAAATTACAGTTATTATAAAAAGTTAATCGATAAGCTTGATATTTCTCAGAATTTAGTTGAAATTGATGCTGTTATTGTTGATATAAATACTAATAAACTAGATGAAATAGGAGTTGATTGGAATTTTAACAATAATAATAGGAAAAACACTATTTCAACTTCAACCATCTTAGGTTCTAAAGCAAGTTTAAGTGCTAATGCAACCATTTCCATTGATGAATTAGGTTTCTTTTATACTAAAATTAAAGCCTTAGAAGAGACTGGAGATGCTTCTATAGTAGCTAATACCTCAATCCTTACTATGGAAAATCAACCTGCTGTTATTGATTTGAGTGAAACTGAGTATATTCAAACGGTTAGTGAAAGAGTTGCTGATGTACAATCAGTAACAGCTGGGACTTTACTCAATGTGACACCGAGTGTATTGGTAAAGGGAGGGCTAAATAAAATAATATTAACCCTGGAGATTGAAGATGGCTCAATAGAAAAAACAAAAGATGCAAAAACCCCTAGTGTAATTAAAGCGACTATAAACACTAAGGCATTGATTGCAGAGCACAGTTCTTTAGTGGTGGGTGGCTATCATATGCATTCTACAGAAAAAAATATAAAACGAGTTCCTTTTTTTGGAAACTTGCCTGTTATTGGTAGTTTGTTTTCCAGTGAAACACAAAAAAATACAAATAAAGAAAGATTGTTTATTCTCACTCCTAAGGTTTCAAATCAAGCAAAACCTCCTTCAGTTTATACTTCTACAGGAAATAAAAGAATTATTAATAATGCATTAGTAGATATTGACGATCGTTGGCAAAAAGCTAGCCAAGCTTACTTAGAACAAGCTGCCAGTCTATTTGTCAAGCTAGTTAATGGTCAGCAGCCAACGGGATACCATTTGAAGAAAAACTCAAATAATAAGCTTGGAATACAATGCCAGCAAGCTAATATAGATTTTGATATAAAACATCCAATCATTGGTAATGGATTAGTTGTTTATATGGGGGCTGCAAAAAATTTAACAGAAAATATTATAACCGTTAATGAGACGTCTTGTCGTGGAAGGGGAATAATTGCAGTATTGGTATTTCCGAATAGCCAGTTAAAAGCAAATGAAGAAAAGCAGTTTTATATAGCATTAGAAGCTAGCGTAGTCAGCTCTGATTGA
- the sctJ gene encoding type III secretion system inner membrane ring lipoprotein SctJ, whose protein sequence is MRSCLVRLFLRSICLILLILFVSACSKTIVLYKDFSEVDANEVIAMLLENGIAASKRSDKSGVTVLIDELDMARAVAILKASGLPNRSQTNIGEVFKKEGIISTPLEERARYIYALSQELEFTLSQLEGVIIARVHIVLPERIAPGEPIQPSSAAVFIKHLPQLDPDVITRRIKHMVASSIPGLSGTGFHKISVVFTQSSPARNTIQWETFGPFKVAKASVVLLQYTLISCFMVILLFMGLLVTILYPKTNLWLQTKFNFLPATSDPVKNDK, encoded by the coding sequence ATGCGTTCTTGTTTAGTTAGATTATTTCTTCGGAGTATATGTTTAATATTACTAATATTATTTGTTAGTGCTTGTAGCAAAACAATCGTATTGTATAAAGATTTTTCAGAAGTTGATGCTAATGAAGTCATTGCTATGCTTTTAGAAAATGGCATCGCAGCCAGTAAACGCAGTGATAAATCAGGGGTGACCGTTCTAATTGATGAACTCGATATGGCTCGCGCTGTCGCTATACTTAAAGCAAGTGGTTTACCTAACCGTAGCCAAACAAATATTGGAGAAGTGTTTAAAAAAGAAGGTATTATTTCTACGCCGCTTGAAGAACGAGCTAGGTATATTTATGCTTTGTCGCAAGAGCTTGAATTTACACTTTCACAGTTGGAAGGTGTAATCATTGCTAGGGTACATATTGTCTTACCTGAGCGTATTGCTCCAGGAGAGCCCATCCAGCCTTCATCTGCAGCAGTTTTTATAAAACATCTTCCACAACTGGACCCAGATGTCATAACTCGTCGTATTAAGCATATGGTTGCTAGTAGTATACCAGGATTAAGTGGAACAGGCTTTCATAAAATATCGGTTGTTTTTACTCAATCAAGTCCAGCAAGAAATACTATTCAGTGGGAAACATTCGGTCCATTTAAGGTTGCTAAGGCTTCTGTAGTATTATTGCAGTATACACTTATTAGTTGCTTTATGGTGATATTATTATTCATGGGGCTTTTGGTAACAATTCTATATCCTAAAACTAATCTCTGGTTGCAAACAAAATTTAACTTTTTACCAGCGACTAGTGATCCGGTTAAAAATGATAAATAA
- a CDS encoding HrpE/YscL family type III secretion apparatus protein, translating into MGFTQKNIILSVDGNDVATIPNVIKSTDINSIQNVTVLIEHSKYKAEKLLVDAQQTAKTIKENTRKQTEEAVWARVINCINDFEAQRSYYFDKFEEQCKKVVTTTINCLLNDVPDEEKIKTTLLSVINQAREEKLATLWVNPKYYIFAGSIIKSSTWKLKEDSQLAEDACVLDVDTGKFKSSFQGRVDRLISVIKETYI; encoded by the coding sequence GTGGGATTTACTCAAAAAAATATAATTCTCTCTGTTGATGGAAATGATGTGGCTACTATTCCTAATGTGATTAAAAGCACGGATATTAATAGTATTCAAAACGTAACGGTATTAATTGAGCATAGTAAGTATAAAGCAGAGAAATTACTAGTTGATGCACAGCAAACCGCAAAAACTATAAAAGAAAATACTCGTAAACAGACAGAAGAAGCAGTATGGGCTCGTGTAATAAACTGTATTAATGATTTTGAAGCACAGCGTAGCTATTACTTTGACAAGTTTGAAGAACAGTGTAAGAAAGTAGTGACGACTACTATTAACTGTTTACTAAATGATGTGCCTGATGAGGAAAAAATTAAAACTACTTTACTATCTGTTATCAATCAAGCAAGAGAGGAAAAACTAGCAACACTTTGGGTTAATCCTAAATACTACATATTTGCTGGATCTATTATTAAATCATCAACCTGGAAATTAAAAGAAGATTCACAACTAGCGGAAGATGCCTGTGTTTTGGATGTTGATACAGGTAAATTTAAAAGTAGCTTTCAGGGTAGAGTTGATAGGCTAATATCTGTAATTAAAGAAACATATATATAA